The Fusobacterium sp. FSA-380-WT-3A region ATTTTTTACAAAAGATATTTTTGTTAAATTTATTCTTTCTAAAATTCTACTAGATTCTAATTCTTTAAAAAGAATTCCATAGCTTTTTTCATCTGTTATTATCTCTTTTGGAAAAATTTTATTAATTTCTCCTAATAATTTATATATTAAATTTCCATCTAATATCTTTGTAGTCTTAAATTCTCCTGTTGTAATATCTACATAACTAATAACTATACTTTTATCTTTTATAACAACTCCCATAAGATAGTTATTAGCTTTTTCGTCTAAATATTCTGTATCTATAACAGTTCCAGGAGTAATTACTCTTACAACTTCTCTTTTTACTATTCCTTTTACTTCTTTTGGGTCTTCTACTTGTTCGCATATAGCTACTTTATATCCCTTATTAACTAACTTAGCTATATAAGAAGCTACTGAATGGTAAGGAACTCCCGCTAAAGGTACATCCATTTTTTTATTTCTTTTTGTCAAAGTAAGCCCTAACTCTTTTGAAGCTATTTTTGCATCCTCATAAAACATTTCATAAAAATCACCAAGTCTAAAAAATAAGATACTATCTTGATATTGAGTTTTTATTTCCATGTATTGTTTCATTAAAGGAGTTTCGTCAACTATCATATTTATCCTTTCACTTGTTCTTTTAGTTCTTCTAATATTTTTATAACTTCTTTATAATCTTCTTGTTTATTTATTCTATTTTTTGCCTCTGCTGAACCTCTAATTCCTTTTAAATACCAACAAATATGCTTTCTCATTTCAAAAATAAATTTATCATTTTCGTTATCTTCTCTAGCCATGTAAATATGTTTTATAGCCATATCTATTTTTTCTTCTTCTGTTACTTTAGTTTTAACTTCCCCATACTCAAAAATCTCTCTTATATCTCTTATAAGCCATGGATTTCCACACATTCCTCTAGCTAACATAATTCCATCAACTCTAGAAAATTTTACTTTTTCTAGAGCATCTTCTGCTGTAAAAATATCACCATTTCCTATAACTGGAATATTTACTGCTTCTTTTACTTCTTTTATTTTAGTCCAATCAGCTTTTCCTGTATACATCTGTTCTCTAGTTCTTCCATGAACTGTAATATGTGTACATCCTACTTCTTCTGCTATTTTAGCTATTTTAATATATTCTTTTACTCCTTTAAAACCAACTCTTATTTTTATAGAAATATTTGTTTCTGGTTTTAAAACTTCTCTCATTTTTGTTAAAATTTCTCTAATTTTTTCTGGATTTTCTAAAAGAGCTGCTCCTGAACCATTTTTAGTTACTTTAGGCATAGGACAACCAGCATTTAAATCTATTTGTTTTACACCTTTATTTTCTAAATAAAGTGCACTATTCACAATTTTATCTATATCTGAACCAAAAACTTGAACAGCTTCTCCATCTCTAAGTCTTAATAATTTATTTATAGTTTTATCATTTAAAACTTCTAAGGCATTTACACTAACCATCTCAGTAAATATCATATCTGGTTCAAATTCTTTTAGAATATTTCTAAAAGTATAATCTGTAACTCCTGCCATAGGAGCTGTATAAATTTTCATTAAACCTCCATTTTTTTCAATAATTTTATTGGTTTTTTATTTCAAAATTGACAATTATCCACAATACTAAATTTTAGCATATTTTTTCAATTTTTTCAATTAATCTACAAAATTTATTCTTTTATAATATAATTTTAAATTATTTTATGATATAATTTTATAAATAAATTTTTGGAGGAAAATTTAATGTTTGAATATTTAAAAGGAGTTATTTCTTATAAAAA contains the following coding sequences:
- the dusB gene encoding tRNA dihydrouridine synthase DusB, translated to MKIYTAPMAGVTDYTFRNILKEFEPDMIFTEMVSVNALEVLNDKTINKLLRLRDGEAVQVFGSDIDKIVNSALYLENKGVKQIDLNAGCPMPKVTKNGSGAALLENPEKIREILTKMREVLKPETNISIKIRVGFKGVKEYIKIAKIAEEVGCTHITVHGRTREQMYTGKADWTKIKEVKEAVNIPVIGNGDIFTAEDALEKVKFSRVDGIMLARGMCGNPWLIRDIREIFEYGEVKTKVTEEEKIDMAIKHIYMAREDNENDKFIFEMRKHICWYLKGIRGSAEAKNRINKQEDYKEVIKILEELKEQVKG